The following proteins are encoded in a genomic region of Leifsonia psychrotolerans:
- a CDS encoding malate:quinone oxidoreductase has translation MNSQAPVDVVLIGGGIMSATLGTLIKQLQPDWSIQVYERLGEVAQESSNPWNNAGTGHAALCELNYMPEAPDGSVTAEKAVSINEQFQISRQLWSHLVETGVLPEPEKFINSTPHMTFVHGAANIEYLKRRVAVLKDEPLFQGMEFSDDPATISKWTPLLTKKRNPKQKIAATRIESGTDVDFGALTRFLFRDLVAHGAGVHVNQEVTGLTKKQDGTWRVKLLRLVGQTRSEVNARFVFVGAGGGALALLQNSGIPEIRGFGGFPISGQFLKTTNPKIVAQHQAKVYGKASVGAPPMSVPHLDTRIVDGEPSLMFGPYAGFTPKFLKRSTWFDLPFSIRAHNLGPMMQVGLSNFALVKYLVGEVLASKSTKLKALQQFMPTAKMADWELITAGQRVQVMKKDPNKGGVLQFGTEVITGADGSIAGLLGASPGASTAAPIMVDLIKRCFPEQYPGWEPKLREMIPSLGTKLSDDPAVAKASLAATAATLHLTA, from the coding sequence GTGAATTCTCAGGCTCCCGTCGACGTCGTACTCATTGGTGGGGGCATCATGAGTGCCACCCTTGGCACCCTGATCAAGCAGTTGCAACCGGACTGGAGTATCCAGGTCTACGAGCGATTGGGCGAAGTCGCCCAAGAAAGCTCGAACCCGTGGAACAACGCGGGCACCGGTCATGCCGCTCTCTGTGAGCTGAACTACATGCCGGAAGCGCCCGACGGGTCCGTCACAGCCGAGAAGGCCGTGAGTATCAACGAGCAGTTTCAGATCAGCCGTCAGCTCTGGTCGCACCTCGTGGAGACGGGTGTGCTGCCCGAACCCGAGAAGTTCATCAACTCCACTCCGCACATGACCTTTGTGCACGGCGCGGCGAATATCGAATACCTCAAGCGTCGCGTCGCGGTGCTGAAAGACGAGCCGTTGTTCCAGGGCATGGAATTCAGCGACGACCCGGCCACGATCAGCAAATGGACCCCGCTTCTGACGAAGAAGCGCAACCCCAAGCAGAAGATCGCCGCCACCCGGATCGAATCGGGCACCGATGTCGACTTCGGCGCCCTCACCCGGTTCCTCTTCCGCGACCTCGTCGCTCACGGTGCCGGCGTGCACGTGAACCAGGAGGTCACCGGTCTCACGAAGAAGCAAGACGGTACCTGGCGGGTGAAACTGCTGCGACTGGTCGGTCAGACCCGCAGCGAGGTCAACGCCCGCTTCGTCTTCGTCGGTGCGGGTGGTGGTGCCTTGGCGCTGCTGCAGAACAGCGGCATCCCCGAGATCAGAGGATTCGGCGGCTTCCCGATCAGCGGGCAGTTCCTGAAAACCACCAACCCGAAAATCGTGGCCCAGCACCAGGCCAAGGTGTATGGCAAGGCTTCGGTGGGTGCCCCGCCCATGTCGGTGCCTCACCTCGACACCCGTATCGTCGACGGCGAACCCTCGCTGATGTTCGGACCGTACGCCGGGTTCACCCCGAAGTTCTTGAAGCGCAGCACCTGGTTCGACTTGCCGTTCTCGATTCGTGCCCACAACCTGGGCCCGATGATGCAGGTCGGCCTGAGCAACTTCGCCTTGGTGAAATACCTGGTCGGCGAGGTGCTTGCGTCGAAGAGCACCAAACTCAAGGCTCTGCAGCAGTTCATGCCTACCGCCAAAATGGCGGACTGGGAACTGATCACAGCCGGCCAGCGCGTGCAGGTCATGAAGAAAGACCCGAACAAGGGCGGCGTCTTGCAGTTCGGCACCGAGGTCATCACCGGGGCCGACGGCAGTATCGCCGGCCTGCTCGGAGCGTCGCCGGGCGCCTCGACAGCGGCGCCGATCATGGTTGACCTGATCAAGCGCTGCTTCCCTGAGCAGTATCCCGGCTGGGAACCCAAACTGCGCGAGATGATCCCGAGCCTCGGCACGAAGCT